The following proteins are co-located in the bacterium genome:
- the cyoE gene encoding heme o synthase — MTALARASTQSLVDTVALVKPRITLLTLITAAAGIFLAPGRAEPARIAVALLGIALLVGGANALNMFLERDTDLLMARTRDRPLPGKRLSPEFVLGFGSVLIGLSIPILTYLVNPLTGALGALSLVSYVLFYTPLKRKSSLALWVGAVPGAMPPLLGWTSVTGRVGLPALVLFGIIFFWQIPHFLAIGIFRKEEYARAGIKVYTLEAEPRQIQRQILIYTLALVAVSYGLIPLRAAGNLYLATATALGGIFLVYAVLGFRARDLEEWARRLFLISLLYLTLLFSVLFIDGGSA; from the coding sequence ATGACGGCCCTGGCCCGAGCCTCCACTCAATCGCTGGTCGACACCGTCGCCCTGGTGAAGCCGCGCATCACGCTGCTCACCTTGATCACGGCGGCCGCCGGAATTTTTTTGGCGCCGGGCCGGGCCGAACCGGCGCGGATCGCGGTGGCATTGTTGGGCATCGCCCTTTTGGTCGGCGGCGCCAATGCGCTCAACATGTTCCTGGAGCGGGACACCGATCTCTTGATGGCCCGAACCCGCGACCGGCCTTTGCCCGGCAAGCGGCTCTCGCCCGAGTTCGTTCTCGGTTTCGGCAGCGTCTTGATCGGGCTGTCGATCCCGATCCTCACTTATCTGGTGAACCCGCTGACCGGCGCCTTGGGCGCGCTCTCGCTGGTGAGCTACGTCCTCTTCTACACTCCCTTGAAACGGAAATCCTCGCTGGCGCTTTGGGTCGGCGCGGTGCCGGGAGCGATGCCGCCGCTGCTTGGCTGGACCTCGGTCACCGGCCGGGTCGGCTTGCCGGCCTTGGTCCTGTTCGGGATCATCTTTTTTTGGCAGATCCCTCATTTCCTCGCCATCGGCATCTTTCGCAAGGAGGAATATGCCCGCGCCGGCATCAAGGTCTACACCCTCGAGGCCGAGCCCCGGCAGATTCAGCGCCAGATCTTGATCTACACCTTGGCCCTGGTGGCGGTGAGCTACGGCTTGATTCCCTTGCGAGCCGCGGGAAATCTTTATCTCGCCACTGCGACCGCCTTGGGCGGGATTTTCCTGGTCTACGCCGTCCTGGGATTCCGGGCTCGCGACCTGGAAGAATGGGCCCGCCGTCTTTTTCTGATCTCGCTGCTTTACTTGACTTTGCT
- a CDS encoding Rieske 2Fe-2S domain-containing protein: MTALLLAFLRFLFPRVLFEPSPIVKVGRPEDYIIGEVSEKYKESNRLWIVRTNDGIYVLLAICTHLGCTPRWLATESKFKCPCHGSGFKMTGINFEGPAPRPLERVKVGLDPDGMIMVDKSKTFRFDKGEWDNPDAFLKIA; the protein is encoded by the coding sequence GTGACCGCGCTTCTCCTAGCCTTTCTCCGTTTCCTCTTTCCCCGCGTCCTCTTCGAGCCTTCGCCCATCGTTAAAGTCGGCCGACCCGAGGATTACATCATCGGCGAGGTTTCCGAAAAATACAAAGAGAGCAACCGTCTCTGGATCGTCCGGACCAACGACGGGATCTACGTTCTGCTCGCGATCTGCACGCACTTGGGCTGCACGCCGCGCTGGCTGGCGACTGAGTCCAAGTTCAAATGCCCCTGCCACGGCTCGGGTTTCAAGATGACGGGAATCAACTTCGAAGGCCCGGCGCCACGCCCGCTGGAGCGGGTCAAGGTCGGGCTCGACCCGGATGGCATGATCATGGTCGACAAATCGAAGACTTTCCGTTTCGACAAGGGTGAGTGGGATAACCCCGATGCTTTCTTGAAGATCGCCTAA
- a CDS encoding cytochrome b N-terminal domain-containing protein: MKDKIQDIQETIVKSPVWKSVFRHGYADTPRNRILMIASNVFLHLHPSKLRRHGLTLRYTWCAGGLTFFFFLVTVVTGVLLMFYYRPVAEYAYNDMKYLQFDIPFGMVTRNMHRWAAHAMVIMVMLHMFRVFMTGSYKPPREFNWVVGVLLLTLTLLLSFTGYLLPWDQLSIWAVTVGTNMARATPLMGSEGPMAEQVAKLTGVVTPRYDARSLLTAGTVVGAPTLLRFYVLHCIFIPIVAALLMIVHFWRVRKDGGISGPM; encoded by the coding sequence ATGAAAGATAAAATTCAGGATATTCAGGAAACCATCGTCAAGAGCCCGGTTTGGAAGTCGGTCTTCCGCCACGGTTACGCCGACACTCCGCGCAACCGGATCCTGATGATCGCCAGCAACGTCTTTCTTCATCTGCATCCGTCGAAGCTTCGCCGCCATGGCTTGACCCTGCGCTACACCTGGTGCGCCGGCGGCCTGACTTTCTTCTTCTTCCTGGTCACCGTCGTCACCGGCGTCCTGCTGATGTTCTATTACCGGCCGGTCGCCGAGTACGCCTACAACGACATGAAGTACCTCCAATTCGACATTCCCTTCGGCATGGTTACCCGCAACATGCACCGTTGGGCGGCCCATGCCATGGTCATCATGGTCATGCTTCATATGTTCCGGGTCTTCATGACCGGGTCTTATAAGCCGCCGCGCGAGTTCAACTGGGTGGTCGGCGTTCTATTGTTGACCCTGACCTTGCTTCTTTCCTTCACCGGTTATTTGCTGCCCTGGGACCAGCTTTCGATCTGGGCGGTCACCGTCGGAACCAACATGGCCCGGGCGACCCCGCTGATGGGCTCGGAAGGCCCGATGGCCGAACAGGTGGCCAAGCTCACCGGAGTGGTGACCCCGCGCTATGATGCCCGAAGCCTCCTGACCGCCGGCACCGTCGTCGGCGCTCCGACCTTGCTTCGCTTCTATGTTTTGCACTGCATTTTCATTCCCATCGTCGCGGCCCTGCTGATGATCGTGCACTTTTGGCGGGTGCGTAAGGACGGTGGGATCTCCGGGCCGATGTAG
- a CDS encoding c-type cytochrome, whose translation MALAGRERSLSFLWFLLGGVLIVLTAWFVYDEAIGRRTWKEYARDFAVLETKRIEAEIAKASKSVDPKKLKQIDLELEKAQAVLESEEFAQLQQELKEKQIALDKANQNLQFAKADLDELFYVWKHAQHEGHDFSGEKKKYEELEKEIKGLEAEQVKKENEFFAVQEKVNLAKDKAKELVKQRGELTKKVDALQKQLAGVQDRGAPIDQYVLEGLGKSGPVNWGTVDRCTTCHIPVLKPGYEKEKQPFRTHSNLNEIFNNHPVEEYGCVTCHGGQGRATQIKGKPMEKGDYPHGFDHHWKEPLLRGDFMQSSCNKCHVQQFELDLAPIYTQGKHLFVNYGCINCHLIKGLEWAPKSGPDLSKIKEKVYPEWMLGWIKKPTDYLPHTRMPQPPWVNDKDPIQAMAYILDKSETFNWKYGTFPGGDAAQGKETFNSVGCFACHSIDNKGGSDAPALDRIAEKTSADWIYNWIQDPKNWSKDHRMPSLRLSSDEARNVTAYLSGLGKKPEENAELRAQLADAENVKAGFKVINTYGCYACHSIKGFEKASNPSVELTNFARKDISELAFGDAKIPETWESWTDTKLKNPQAFVDERSTSFMPKPNISDEQRHALIVFLRGQKPEVLESKYIAYDPEIEKGRQLVNKYNCKACHVIEGQGQEELVKVITEPNLLPPNLATTGARLQTAWMTGFLRNPADFAKVRDWLDIRMPTFQFTDEELESLVRYFKKRDKAEGLFETLNVKVTPEEVAAAQTLMGPNNFNCTSCHIMGGQRPEGGITVWAPDLAKVHDRIRPQWLNKWVRDPGKLVPGTRMPGYYPEPNSGPKDVLAGDDERQIQAIVDYLMTIGKPEALMRGESEPAKASPESQPTPATGEAEDKADAGNQASL comes from the coding sequence ATGGCGCTCGCGGGTCGAGAGAGATCTTTAAGTTTCCTTTGGTTTTTGCTGGGAGGGGTTCTGATAGTCCTGACCGCCTGGTTCGTCTATGACGAAGCCATCGGCCGCCGCACCTGGAAGGAATATGCCCGGGACTTCGCCGTGCTCGAAACCAAGCGAATCGAGGCCGAGATCGCCAAGGCCAGCAAATCGGTCGATCCCAAAAAACTCAAGCAGATCGACCTCGAGCTCGAAAAGGCCCAGGCGGTGCTGGAGAGCGAGGAGTTCGCCCAACTTCAGCAGGAGCTGAAGGAAAAGCAGATCGCGCTCGACAAGGCCAACCAAAACCTCCAGTTCGCCAAGGCCGACTTGGACGAGCTCTTCTATGTCTGGAAGCACGCCCAGCACGAGGGTCATGACTTCTCGGGCGAGAAGAAAAAATACGAGGAGCTGGAAAAAGAGATCAAGGGGCTCGAGGCCGAGCAGGTGAAGAAGGAAAACGAGTTCTTCGCCGTCCAGGAGAAGGTCAATTTAGCCAAGGACAAGGCCAAGGAATTGGTGAAGCAGCGCGGGGAGCTGACCAAGAAGGTCGACGCCCTCCAAAAGCAGTTGGCCGGGGTCCAGGATCGGGGGGCTCCCATTGACCAGTATGTCCTGGAAGGGCTCGGCAAGTCCGGTCCGGTCAATTGGGGAACGGTCGACCGTTGCACCACCTGCCACATTCCGGTCCTCAAGCCCGGCTATGAGAAGGAAAAGCAGCCCTTTCGGACCCATTCCAACCTGAATGAGATCTTCAACAACCACCCGGTCGAAGAGTACGGCTGCGTGACCTGTCACGGCGGCCAGGGCCGGGCGACCCAGATCAAGGGCAAGCCGATGGAGAAGGGCGACTACCCCCACGGCTTCGATCATCACTGGAAAGAGCCCTTGCTTCGCGGCGATTTCATGCAGTCGAGCTGCAACAAATGCCACGTTCAGCAGTTCGAGCTCGACTTGGCTCCGATTTACACCCAAGGCAAGCATCTCTTCGTCAACTACGGCTGCATCAACTGCCACCTCATCAAGGGTTTGGAGTGGGCGCCGAAATCGGGTCCCGATCTGAGCAAGATCAAAGAGAAGGTCTATCCCGAATGGATGCTGGGCTGGATCAAGAAGCCGACCGACTATCTTCCCCACACCCGGATGCCGCAGCCGCCTTGGGTCAACGACAAGGACCCGATCCAGGCGATGGCCTACATCCTCGACAAGAGCGAAACTTTTAACTGGAAGTACGGCACGTTCCCGGGCGGCGACGCCGCCCAAGGCAAGGAGACTTTCAATAGCGTCGGCTGCTTCGCCTGCCATTCGATCGACAATAAAGGTGGAAGCGACGCGCCGGCCTTGGACCGCATCGCCGAGAAGACCAGCGCCGACTGGATCTACAATTGGATCCAAGATCCGAAAAATTGGTCCAAAGACCACCGGATGCCCAGCCTGCGCCTCAGCTCCGACGAGGCTCGAAACGTCACCGCCTACTTGAGCGGTCTGGGCAAGAAGCCCGAGGAGAACGCCGAGCTGCGGGCCCAGCTGGCCGATGCCGAGAACGTCAAAGCCGGCTTCAAGGTGATCAACACCTATGGTTGCTACGCCTGCCACAGCATCAAGGGCTTCGAGAAGGCTTCCAATCCCTCGGTCGAGCTGACCAATTTCGCCCGCAAGGACATCAGCGAGCTGGCCTTTGGCGACGCCAAGATCCCCGAAACCTGGGAGTCTTGGACCGACACCAAGCTGAAGAATCCCCAGGCTTTCGTCGACGAGCGCTCGACCAGCTTCATGCCCAAGCCGAACATCAGCGACGAGCAACGCCATGCCTTGATCGTCTTTCTCAGGGGCCAGAAGCCGGAAGTCCTCGAGTCCAAGTACATCGCTTACGATCCCGAAATCGAAAAGGGCCGCCAGCTGGTCAACAAATACAACTGCAAGGCTTGCCACGTGATCGAAGGCCAGGGCCAGGAAGAGCTGGTCAAGGTGATCACCGAACCCAACCTCTTGCCGCCCAATTTGGCCACCACCGGCGCCCGTCTTCAGACGGCTTGGATGACCGGCTTCCTGCGCAATCCCGCCGACTTCGCCAAAGTCCGGGATTGGCTCGACATCCGGATGCCGACATTCCAATTCACCGATGAGGAGCTCGAATCGCTGGTCCGCTACTTCAAGAAGCGGGACAAGGCCGAGGGTCTTTTCGAGACCCTCAATGTCAAGGTGACACCCGAAGAAGTGGCCGCGGCTCAAACCTTGATGGGACCGAACAACTTCAATTGCACCAGCTGCCACATCATGGGCGGTCAGCGGCCCGAGGGCGGAATCACCGTCTGGGCGCCGGACCTGGCCAAAGTCCACGACCGGATCCGGCCTCAATGGCTCAACAAATGGGTTCGCGATCCCGGCAAATTGGTCCCGGGGACCCGGATGCCCGGTTACTATCCGGAGCCCAACAGCGGCCCCAAGGACGTTTTGGCTGGCGACGACGAGCGCCAGATCCAAGCCATCGTCGATTACCTGATGACGATCGGCAAGCCCGAGGCCCTGATGCGCGGTGAAAGTGAGCCCGCCAAGGCTAGCCCCGAGTCCCAGCCCACGCCCGCCACCGGCGAGGCCGAAGACAAGGCCGACGCCGGAAATCAGGCCTCTTTGTAA
- a CDS encoding COX15/CtaA family protein — MVEKPSKSLPYFAVATAVLTWLLILVGGIVHGTGSSLACPDWPTCYGSFFPEMKGGIFFEHSHRLVAATVGLLTIVLCILLLRQKDRGLRKAGFLAVALVIFQGLLGGLTVIYRLPTAVSTAHLATSMLFLLLLVYIAYRAFGPRLPEAALGKAKPWVLGTLALVYFQIVLGGLVRHTGAGLACLDIPLCQGSLWPAGAPPILQVHMLHRLSGIVVGLAVFAAAWRVARLDPKLRLLAGLAPLLVLVQIGLGLWSVHSALGLFPVTAHLGVGALLLVVIFLIYLNAARARAWEGAGAAASASAALRASPAA; from the coding sequence ATGGTAGAGAAACCCTCCAAATCCTTGCCCTATTTCGCGGTCGCCACCGCCGTTTTGACCTGGCTCCTGATCCTGGTCGGCGGGATCGTTCACGGCACCGGCTCTTCGCTGGCCTGCCCGGATTGGCCGACTTGCTATGGGAGCTTCTTTCCCGAGATGAAGGGCGGGATATTTTTCGAGCATTCCCATCGCTTGGTGGCCGCGACCGTCGGACTGCTGACCATCGTCCTTTGCATCCTCTTGCTTCGCCAAAAAGACCGGGGGCTTCGCAAAGCCGGATTCCTCGCGGTCGCTTTGGTGATCTTTCAAGGCCTCTTGGGCGGACTGACCGTGATTTACCGCCTGCCCACCGCGGTTTCCACCGCCCACCTGGCGACTTCGATGCTCTTCCTTCTGCTGCTGGTTTACATCGCCTATCGCGCTTTCGGTCCCCGCCTTCCCGAGGCCGCGCTGGGCAAGGCCAAGCCTTGGGTCTTGGGCACTTTGGCCTTGGTTTACTTTCAAATCGTCTTGGGGGGCTTGGTCCGGCACACCGGCGCCGGTTTGGCCTGCCTCGACATTCCACTCTGCCAAGGCAGCCTTTGGCCGGCCGGGGCTCCGCCCATCCTGCAGGTTCATATGCTGCACCGCTTGAGCGGCATCGTGGTCGGCTTGGCGGTTTTCGCCGCTGCCTGGCGGGTGGCCCGGCTCGATCCGAAGCTTCGTCTCTTGGCCGGCTTGGCGCCGCTCCTGGTGCTGGTCCAGATCGGCCTCGGACTTTGGAGCGTCCACTCGGCCTTGGGTCTCTTCCCGGTGACGGCCCATCTCGGCGTGGGCGCCTTGCTGTTGGTGGTCATATTCCTGATTTACTTGAACGCCGCCCGAGCGCGGGCTTGGGAAGGGGCGGGGGCCGCTGCCTCGGCTTCGGCCGCGCTGCGCGCCTCGCCGGCGGCGTGA
- a CDS encoding carboxypeptidase regulatory-like domain-containing protein, whose protein sequence is MYNRKLTALTSVLALAFTLSATSCGKKPSSAPAPSAEAPAPAGEKTEAAPAAPAAPAAGTGSIKGKVSFSGTAPEMPALKREADPFCAKTPMKDEEVVVNSNGTLKNVALTVQGAPAAVPEGAAHTEIDQANCMYTPRVVTAAYEQDVKIVNSDPILHNVHTYADAKTLFNRAQPKGSPAIDKKFTKDDGAVVKFKCDVHPWMTGWLILNDNGLNAVTGDSGEFEIKNVPAGTYKIQAWHEKYGPKTVDVTVEADKAAEANFTFDGTEKAAYNFKEVEIAFGHDHSH, encoded by the coding sequence ATGTACAATCGAAAATTGACCGCCTTGACCAGCGTCTTGGCCTTAGCTTTTACCCTTAGCGCCACTTCTTGCGGCAAGAAGCCCTCTTCGGCTCCGGCTCCCAGCGCCGAGGCTCCGGCCCCGGCCGGCGAAAAGACCGAAGCGGCACCCGCCGCTCCCGCGGCGCCGGCCGCCGGCACCGGCAGCATCAAAGGGAAGGTGAGCTTCAGCGGCACCGCCCCCGAGATGCCGGCTCTCAAGCGCGAAGCCGATCCTTTCTGCGCCAAGACCCCGATGAAGGATGAGGAAGTCGTCGTGAATTCCAACGGCACCCTGAAGAACGTCGCCCTGACCGTGCAAGGCGCACCGGCGGCTGTTCCCGAGGGCGCGGCTCATACCGAGATCGACCAAGCCAACTGCATGTACACGCCCCGAGTCGTGACCGCAGCCTACGAGCAGGACGTCAAGATCGTGAACAGCGATCCGATCCTCCACAACGTCCACACCTATGCCGATGCCAAGACCCTCTTCAACCGGGCTCAGCCCAAGGGTTCGCCGGCGATCGACAAGAAGTTCACCAAGGACGACGGCGCGGTCGTCAAGTTCAAGTGCGACGTTCATCCCTGGATGACCGGCTGGCTGATTCTGAACGACAACGGCCTCAATGCGGTGACCGGCGATTCCGGCGAGTTCGAGATCAAGAACGTCCCGGCCGGCACCTACAAGATCCAAGCCTGGCATGAGAAGTATGGCCCCAAGACCGTCGACGTGACGGTCGAGGCCGACAAGGCCGCCGAAGCCAACTTCACCTTCGACGGCACCGAGAAGGCGGCTTACAACTTCAAGGAAGTCGAGATCGCCTTCGGCCACGACCACTCTCACTAA
- a CDS encoding cytochrome C → MADIKEDQLPEVIDPKTDKVHAWPHLVRAEFICGLLTTIFLFVWSLVLDAPLEEPADPTKTPNPSKAPWYFLGLQEILVYFDPWIAGVVLPSLIIVGLMVIPYIDINPKGNGYYTWKERKFAVANFCFGFLILWVSLIIVGVFLRGPGWNFFAPWEEWDAHKVVALTNIDLNVWLADLTGLDFLRNTAVFAVIGMGLIGAYYFTAVIYWKVKSKTSKVLQELGPVRYGITAFLFLTMMALPIKMLLRWTFNIKYIVQLPWINMNF, encoded by the coding sequence ATGGCCGATATCAAAGAAGACCAGCTGCCCGAGGTGATCGATCCCAAGACCGACAAGGTCCATGCTTGGCCCCATTTGGTCCGGGCCGAGTTCATCTGCGGCCTGCTCACCACCATATTCCTTTTCGTGTGGTCTTTGGTGCTTGACGCCCCGCTCGAAGAGCCGGCCGACCCGACCAAGACGCCCAACCCCTCCAAGGCGCCTTGGTACTTCCTGGGCCTTCAGGAGATCCTCGTTTATTTCGATCCCTGGATCGCCGGCGTCGTGCTGCCTTCCTTGATTATCGTCGGCCTGATGGTGATTCCCTATATCGACATCAACCCCAAGGGTAACGGTTACTATACCTGGAAGGAACGCAAGTTCGCGGTCGCCAACTTCTGTTTCGGCTTCCTCATCCTTTGGGTTTCGCTGATCATCGTCGGCGTCTTCCTCCGCGGGCCCGGCTGGAACTTCTTCGCCCCTTGGGAAGAGTGGGATGCCCATAAGGTCGTGGCCTTGACCAATATCGACCTCAACGTCTGGTTGGCGGATCTGACCGGTCTTGACTTCCTGCGCAACACCGCGGTCTTCGCGGTGATCGGCATGGGGTTGATCGGCGCCTATTACTTCACCGCCGTGATCTACTGGAAGGTGAAGTCGAAAACTTCGAAGGTGCTGCAGGAGCTGGGACCGGTTCGTTACGGCATCACGGCCTTTCTTTTTCTGACGATGATGGCCTTGCCCATCAAGATGCTTCTGCGTTGGACCTTCAACATCAAATACATCGTCCAGCTCCCCTGGATTAACATGAATTTTTAG